From a single bacterium genomic region:
- a CDS encoding MmcQ/YjbR family DNA-binding protein — MNLESFRRYCLSKKSVTEGFPFDEETLVFKVAGKMFALTDVHLFDSINLKCDPEKAIELRERYEQVIPGYHMNKKHWNTVLIDGTLPDKLIYEWIDDSYHLVVQTLPLGVRKKLQ, encoded by the coding sequence ATGAATCTTGAATCGTTCCGGCGTTACTGCCTTTCCAAGAAAAGCGTTACCGAAGGATTTCCGTTCGACGAAGAAACACTGGTTTTTAAAGTCGCCGGAAAAATGTTCGCACTGACCGATGTTCACCTTTTTGACAGCATTAATTTAAAATGCGATCCTGAAAAAGCTATTGAATTACGCGAGCGATACGAGCAGGTCATTCCGGGTTATCACATGAACAAAAAACATTGGAATACGGTTTTGATAGACGGAACGTTGCCGGACAAGTTGATTTATGAGTGGATCGATGATTCCTATCATCTCGTCGTACAAACACTCCCGCTCGGCGTACGTAAAAAGCTGCAATAG